One part of the Scatophagus argus isolate fScaArg1 chromosome 12, fScaArg1.pri, whole genome shotgun sequence genome encodes these proteins:
- the scyl1 gene encoding N-terminal kinase-like protein encodes MWSFFARDPVKDFAYEILPDTQEKSGIWTLHRGKRKTNGEPVSVFVYEVAQGTEQQTQLAKAAFKRMKTLRHPNILAYVDGLETEKSLYLVTEQVTPLAVHLKAKAEKGGAGDLEVSWGLHQIVKALSFLVNDCHLLHNNLGVWSVFVDRAGEWKLGALDHVAPEQGDPSGVSLPAPKAVYPDMEKYDPPELPNSNAEKWAGEVWRLGCLIWEVFNGPLPRTSSLRSLGKIPKALVPHYCELVGANPRARPNPARFLQNCRTPGGFFSNSFVESNLFLEEIQIKEAAEKQQFFQDLSDNLDSFPEDFCKHKVLPQLLTAFEFGNAGAVVLTPLFKVGKFLSAEEYQQKIIPVIVKMFSSTDRAMRIRLLQQMEQFIQYLNEAAVNSQIFPHVVHGFTDTNPAIREQTVKSMLLLAPKLNETNLNQELMRHFARLQARDEQGPIRCNTTVCLGKIASYLNAGTRQRVLISAFSRATKDPFPASRSAGVLGFAATHNYYSVGEIAARILPTLCALAVDPDKSVRDQTFKAIKSFLSKLETVSEDPAKLADIEKDVASCAQPAGASSSWAGWAVTGMSSLTSKLIRNAPGTEGGAAEGSGSNNNTSPTSATSETPTPGSEDKTPQPSLTHQAASTRANQSQALDVTDNDDEPVGDRWDEEEDWGSLEEPEKTHTEPDDWNTDWSGMASSKKKASDRGVGRSSSTAVKKQSSDWSSSGWDADDSWSNEKEGQGQSSAGEEGWGNDWGEEDTDAALANATLPLPEGVRLASDYNWETNSAAKGAGQNDLFASISQRNTTSTAATTAGDGWGAEATGDWGAEESWESVDGNQGLSKAELSKKKREERRKELEAKRAERKAAKGPLKLGARKLD; translated from the exons atgTGGTCCTTTTTTGCCAGGGATCCTGTCAAAGACTTTGCTTATGAAATTCTACCAGACACCCAAGAAAAGTCTGGAATATGGACTCTACATCGGGGGAAGCGAAAG ACCAATGGAGAGCCAGTGTCGGTGTTTGTGTACGAGGTAGCACAAGGAACAGAGCAGCAAACCCAGCTAGCCAAGGCTGCCTTCAAGCGTATGAAGACCCTGCGTCATCCTAACATCCTGGCTTATGTGGATGGACTGGAG acagagaaaagcctGTACCTGGTTACTGAGCAGGTTACACCCCTGGCAGTCCACCTGAAGGCCAAGGCAGAGAAAGGTGGAGCTGGGGACCTGGAGGTCTCCTGGGGACTGCACCAGATTGTG AAAGCCCTCAGTTTCCTAGTGAACGACTGCCACCTCCTCCATAACAACTTGGGTGTATGGTCTGTTTTTGTGGATCGAGCTGGGGAGTGGAAGCTCGGGGCCCTTGACCATGTGGCCCCCGAGCAGGGTGATCCAAGTGGTGTGTCACTCCCTGCCCCCAAAGCTGTCTACCCAGACATGGAGAAATATGACCCGCCAGAGCTGCCCAATAGCAATGCAGAGAAATG GGCGGGGGAGGTGTGGCGGCTAGGCTGCCTGATTTGGGAGGTGTTCAATGGGCCTCTACCTCGCACGTCCTCCCTTCGTTCACTGGGAAAG ATCCCCAAGGCCCTCGTCCCTCATTACTGTGAGCTGGTGGGGGCTAATCCCCGAGCTCGGCCCAACCCAGCTCGCTTTCTCCAGAACTGTAGAACCCCCGGAGGGTTCTTCAGCAACAGCTTTGTGGAGAGCAACCTTTTCCTGGAAGAGATACAG ATCAAGGAGGCGGCGGAGAAGCAGCAGTTCTTCCAGGATCTCAGTGACAATCTGGACTCCTTCCCTGAAGACTTCTGTAAACACAAGGTCCTGCCTCAGCTGCTCACCGCCTTTGAGTTTGGCAACGCAGGCGCCGTAGTCCTCACGCCGCTTTTCAAG GTGGGGAAGTTCCTGTCAGCAGAAGAGTACCAACAGAAGATCATCCCTGTTATCGTGAAGATGTTTTCCTCCACAGACAGAGCCATGAGGATACGGCTGCTGCAGCAG atGGAGCAGTTCATTCAGTATCTGAATGAGGCAGCAGTCAATTCCCAGATTTTCCCTCACGTTGTCCACGGCTTCACAGACACCAACCCTGCCATCAGAGAACAGACTGTTAAG tCTATGTTACTGCTGGCTCCCAAGCTGAATGAGACCAACCTGAACCAAGAACTGATGCGTCACTTTGCCCGTCTGCAGGCCAGAGACGAACAAGGCCCAATCCGATGCAACACCACTGTCTGTCTGGGAAAGATCGCCTCCTACCTCAATGCTGGG ACTCGACAACGTGTTTTGATTTCTGCGTTCTCACGAGCCACTAAAGACCCTTTCCCAGCTTCACGCTCTGCTGGTGTACTTGGCTTCGCCGCCACACACAACTATTACAGCGTAGGGGAGATCGCCGCCCGCATTCTGCCCACCCTCTGTGCCCTTGCTGTTGACCCTGATAAGAGTGTCAGGGACCAG acaTTCAAAGCCATCAAGAGTTTCCTTTCCAAGCTGGAGACGGTATCAGAAGACCCCGCCAAGCTGGCTGATATAG AGAAGGACGTGGCGTCGTGTGCCCAACCTGCTGGTGCCTCCTCCAGCTGGGCCGGCTGGGCCGTGACTGGCATGTCCTCGCTGACTTCTAAGCTGATCCGCAACGCTCCAGGGACCGAGGGGGGTGCAGCTGAGGGCAGCGGGTCCAACAACAACACCAGCCCTACCAGCGCCACCAGTGAAACACCTACACCTG GTTCTGAAGATAAAACTCCTCAACCCTCTCTGACTCACCAAGCTGCCTCTACTCGTGCCAACCAATCGCAGGCTCTTGACGTAACAGACAATGATGACGAGCCAGTGGGAGACCGCTgggatgaggaggaagactgGGGAAGTTTGGAG GAGCCAGAGAAAACTCACACTGAGCCAGATGACTGGAACACAGACTGGTCAGGAATGGCATCATCCAAAAAGAAGGCCAGTGACAGAGGA GTGGGCCGGTCGTCCTCCACGGCGGTGAAAAAGCAGAGCTCGGACTGGAGCAGCTCAGGCTGGGACGCCGATGACAGCTGGTCCAACGAGAAGGAAGGGCAGGGTCAGAGCTCTGCAGGCGAGGAGGGCTGGGGGAATGACTGGGGGGAAGAGGACACAGACGCAGCTTTGGCAAATGCAACACTCCCTCTGCCCGAAGGGGTGCGGTTAGCCAGCGACTACAACTGGGAGACCAACAGTGCGGCCAAGGGAGCCGGTCAGAACGATCTGTTTGCCAGCATCTCGCAGAGAAACACAACCAGCACTGCTGCCACCACG GCTGGTGATGGATGGGGCGCGGAGGCAACAGGAGACTGGGGAGCTGAGGAGAGCTGGGAGTCCGTGGATGGGAACCAGG GTCTCAGTAAGGCCGAGCTGTCCAAGAAGAAacgggaggagaggaggaaagagctGGAGGCGAAACGGGCGGAGCGCAAAGCTGCTAAAGGTCCTCTCAAACTGGGCGCACGCAAGTTGGACTGA